TCCGTCAGCGTGCCGGTCTTGTCGAAGACCACGAGCCGGATGTCGTGGGCCCGCTCGAAGGCCTCCCGCTTGCGGACGAGGATGCCGTGCCGGGCGGCCAGCGCCGTGGCGTTCACGATGACCAGCGGAATGGCCAGCCCCAGGGCGTGCGGGCAGGCGATGACCAGCACGGTGACCGCCCGCGTGAGGGCGAAGGTGAGGTCGCGCCCCGGCCCGGCGCCCAGCCAGGCCAGCAGCGTCGCCGTGCCGCCGACGAGGGCGATCAGGGTGAGGAGGGAGGCCGCGCGGTCGGCCACCGCCTGAAAGCGGCTGCGCGAGGCCTGGGCCTCCCGCACGAGGCGCATGATCTGGCTCAGCGTGGTCCGCTCGCCGGTCCGGCTCACCTCGACGACGAGCGCCCCTTCGCCGTTCACCGCCCCGCCGATGACCTCGCTCCCCGGCCCCTTGACCACCGGCCGGGACTCCCCGGTCAGGAAGGCTTCGTTCACGCTGGAGGCGCCGTCCACCACCCGCCCGTCCGCGGGGATCTGCTCCCCGGGCCGGACGAGGATGCGGTCCCCTTCGCGGAGCTCGCGCACGGGCACGTCGACGACCTGCCCGTCCACCAGGCGGTGCGCCGTGGGCGGGAGGAGCGAGGCCAGGTGCTCCAGGGCCCGGCTGGCGCTCTGGACGGAGAGCATCTCCAGCCAGTGCCCCAGGAGCATCACGTCCACCAGCGTGGCCAGCTCCCAGTAGAAGGGCATGCCCCGCAGGCCCAGGGTGACCGCCAGACTGTAGACGAAGGCCACGGTGACGGCCAGGGCGACCAGGGTCATCATCCCGGGGGCCCGCGCCAGCACCTCGCGACGGGCGCCCTCGACGAAGACCCATCCACCGACGAGGTAGACCACCACGGCCAGCACCGGCGTGACCCAGTCCGACCCGGGGAAGCGGACGGCCTGGAAGCCGAGCCAGCTCTGCAGTTCGGGGGAGAAGTAGAGGATGGGCAGTGTCAGGGGGAGGGTGACGAGGAACCGGTTCCGGAACATCTCCGGCGTGTGCCCTGCGTGCCTGTCGTGCCCCGCATGCCTGTCGCGGCCTGGGGGCCTCCCGCGAGCTGCAGGACTCTCGTGGTGCGCATGTGCGCGGTGGGGGACAGGTTCCGGCTGGTGCGCGTTCGTCGCATGGCGGTGGCCAGGACCGCCTCTGTGATGGTGGGTCATGGGCAGCTCCTCTCCCGCAGCGCAGGAGTTGCATTCAAGGAGGGTCCCCCGGCACCATCCTGGTGGAAACCTGCCAGGACGGGGCTGATGAGATGAGGATACAACGAGACCGTGAACTGGCGCGCCAGCGCCACCGGCGAGAGAAGGTGCGCCGTCTCCTGGTGCGCATCGCGGCCGCCCGCGGCGAGGAGCGCGAGCGCCTGCTGACCAAACTGCAG
The window above is part of the Armatimonadota bacterium genome. Proteins encoded here:
- a CDS encoding copper-translocating P-type ATPase: MFRNRFLVTLPLTLPILYFSPELQSWLGFQAVRFPGSDWVTPVLAVVVYLVGGWVFVEGARREVLARAPGMMTLVALAVTVAFVYSLAVTLGLRGMPFYWELATLVDVMLLGHWLEMLSVQSASRALEHLASLLPPTAHRLVDGQVVDVPVRELREGDRILVRPGEQIPADGRVVDGASSVNEAFLTGESRPVVKGPGSEVIGGAVNGEGALVVEVSRTGERTTLSQIMRLVREAQASRSRFQAVADRAASLLTLIALVGGTATLLAWLGAGPGRDLTFALTRAVTVLVIACPHALGLAIPLVIVNATALAARHGILVRKREAFERAHDIRLVVFDKTGTLTEGRFAVREVYTDGLTAPAALRLAASLETRSEHPLARAIVEAAQRDGGTPGEVQDFRVFAGHGVEGRLDGRTYRVGRPEWAAELGAVLPPPLQRGLQEAESRGESVVAVMEERRVVALIALGDRIRERARDAVQALRAMGIASVMVTGDAEAVAETVGRALGIERRFARALPQDKARIVAALKAEGPVAFVGDGINDAPALLAADLGVAIGAGTNVAIESADLVLVENDPLDVVRAIRLARASYGKMRQNLFWATGYNAVALPLAAGVGAAWGILLSPALGALFMSLSTVIVAINAMLLRRFRL